A segment of the Elaeis guineensis isolate ETL-2024a chromosome 6, EG11, whole genome shotgun sequence genome:
CAATTGAGAATGGAAATAGTTGCTTGTTTTTCCAGCTTAACATGGAGTGCCATTCTTGTGAAAAGCGGTATATGTTTAACTGTGTAATGTTTAGgcctatcaaaaattgaaaatacaTCCAAGCAgttccaccttttttttttttcatggaccTTGATTATAAATAATATGTTGCTGGAGAACATAAGGATAAGGAATGTTGTGTTTACTTGTTACACCTTAGAATGAATTAATTATGATTATTTAGGGCCTGCTTGAGAAAAACCTCTCTAGATTCGGTGGGATCAATTAAATAAAAGGTGCCACAGAAGAAGAGATCGCGCCCCAGGGTGCTACATTTCTTTTATCCCGCGAGGATTAGGCCCCACAACCTCTAGGACAGCTATCTCAGGTGCCATATTTTCTTCTCAGCTCCATGGTCAATCTATCTAGATCTAGTGAAATTTCTGCCAAACAGGCTTTTAGTCTATATTCATAACCACATTATTTTGGatgtcatttattttaatttttattatctaaattatatatattaaaatgaagaCATCAACCTCCATCTgtcatatgttttttttttttttcaagatatcgTCCATCATGTATCCATAAGATAGCATTTTTTTTTGCTTGGAAATCTTCCGCCTTCCACCTCCCATTCTTCTTCTATTCTATCCATAGCTTCTGAACCCGTAACACTTCCATGGTCACCGTCGATTTCAAGCACCATTCATCAAAAATGGTCAAATATGGGACAGAGGAGGGGGGATGCAGCGGAGGGTGGTGTAGGTGAGACGGAGGGCTCTATTGAGATCGATGGGGCGAGTATCCCAGGAGTGGGGTGAGTGGTGCAGATGATTTAGAGGGAGATGGCGGTGATTGGGAGGTAGAGAGAAACGTGGAGGCAGGGGAGGGAGCACTAGTAGGGAACCGAGGGCGGTAGTGAAGCCTAGGACAAGAATGGTGCGGAGGTCGCCAACCTTCTCAATTTTCTCTCGCAAAAACCCAGCAATCACGAGAGCAATGGACGCAGCCGATGAGCTCTTTCGCATCCGTGATACTTAGTTCCCCAAGAACCCAGTGGAGAAGATCTCGAGGCTTCAAGCCCTAGATAATATGTACGACTAATTCAGTTGAAGAAGTTTTATGTTGTTGTAGTGCAAGTGTTTGATAATGTATGACTGATCTAGTTAGGAAAGATTTATGTTGTTGTTGTACAAGTGCTTGATAATATGTGTGATTGATGTAGTTAGAAAGTGCTAATTTTGGCTGATGAGAAGAAGCTGGATTTGGTATCCCATAGATCGCATTGGGTTATAAGCTAGTTTTGGATATGATGCTTGAAGCTAAGCACCTCTCATAAAAGATATGTTTGAAGATTTTCTATAGTTGATGTTAGGTTGAGACATTGCCGAAAAAGAAATAGAGATATCATAACTTATTTTACCCATGTAAAGGTATGAATGTATGAATCAAAGAAAAAGTTTGTTGTTTAAAATAATCGTTGAAGCACTTGCTGAATCCCCTATAATATGTCTGCATCTAGATCTCGATCACATGTATGGGCTTCATATTTAATTGATTTATATTTGTTTACTAATTCGTCATTTGCATTCGAAAACAACAACTTGCTTTTGAAAATTTTCATATATATACCCGAATCTTCAGAATATTTGGCTATGTCCACTGTGTGCTAAAGTTTCATCGTAGAATTATTGCTGATGTAAAATTGAGAGTTGATCATGAATCTTCCTCAAATTCAATTGATCTAATAGTGACTCACAAAGGCCAAATAAACATGAAATTAATAAGGCTACTTGATCAAGACAAATTAATTCTCAATACATTTCTTAACGGATGCATTAGGCTGGATCGCTGACATGATCTTCATCAAATGAAGGTTCCAAGATTGCTATTACTTTCTTTTAAAGTTCTGCCTTTGAAAGTTTTATTTCCACAATTATAAACTCATAGAAGGACTATAAGATCCATCTAGAACTTGGTTTGAGATCCTGGCCTGTTTTCTCATGCCTCATGTTCTTCGCTACAAACCTTTAGAGCATTATTAATGtccaataaaagaagaaaaaatgaaacaaCATAAAGAAAACAAGGTGCGTCATGGTATTGCAAGTGTTAATAGAAAAGTATTTTTGTTTCCTTCTTCATTTAACAAGTTTATATGCTGTAAACTGTAAGTTTGAGTTGTCTTTGTGTATCTTATATAATGGAACAAGTTTAATTTGTAAGGATGGGCAACTTTTTCCTATGCCCAACTTAACAAAAGCATACTAAAACCGAGAGAGGAATTGAATCTGCTTGAGAAGAGGGCTCAGAGCTTCCATTAGTTTCTCGCAAGGGTGATTGTGTACTCCCTCATATGTAGTAACAACAATACTTGTATCTTTCGATAGACGTTGAACTTGTTTTTTCACATTGCACGTGTGGTGAGTGCAACGGTAATAGCTCCTACATCCACAAAATGACACAAAAACAAAATCCAAAGATGAGAACAAAATATACTAAAGTCATATAGAGAGATCatgatatatgtatataaaaaaagcgcaaatatcaataaataaacatacatgtacatatgtgactatatatatcataatcaTAATCTTCTAGCACTTTTCTAATTATATATTTGGGATCGACTTTATGAAACCACATTTGTCAAATATCTCTCTAGGACTATCTTTGTTTTTATTCCAAGTTTTTCTATAACTATAAGCATTTTGTTAATACATGGAATGTAAATGAACCTAGTATCCTTTTTTTCTAAATTAACATCTTttcttaaaattatatatgttatattttttcaTGTAATTCTCTACTAAACGAATGGTATCAATGCTAAAATTACTAAACCTTTTTTTCTTAAACAACCGAAGTTAATTTCTCTTAAAATATCCTAAGCAAATTCAGTATCATGCAGCTTAATTTGCACCATTTATGATCATGAATTTGGTTGGACTTGCTATCTAACATGTCCTAAGTGTACATATAACAATTGGATTCCACCTTGAACTAGGACATGCATTATTTCTTCCAAGTTGCCATGAGTTTTGCTGCTGTGGATACCATTGAGTATGAATAATCTACAGCAGGATCTCTATAAAAGTCTAACAAACTTGGGTATATGGAGCATTGTAATTTGTGGACATGCATGAATGAAACTCCTAGTTGTCACTTAATTCAAACAGGCTTGGATATCTATAGCAATAAACCATGAGTGGAATGTTATGCCCTCAGTGTATTTTCTGCACGTTATATTGCATGAAAGGAGAAAATATCCAATCTATTAATTGCTCTGAGAACAACAAAAATAATCCTGATAATTTCACAACACGATCAGGAGGAAAAAATGGTGCATCATTAATTGTTTTTGACTACCCCCTATCAGCTAAAGCGGCTTGAGTTGCACCCGCTGGACATGCAAAGAATAGCGTCGTGATGCGGCTGTTAGTGCCATACCTATATTATGCTATTTTCTCTCTTTACCTTGAGCCAATTTGGAAGCCTTGGGCGAGCCATGGGAAACGGATTGTCTGATTTCTCCCAAATGTATTTTATATATACAGATCATGGAACTTGTGACACTCCCACTTCTCGAATCTCGCGTATTCTCGGCTACTCGTAATCATTCATTACACTATTCAGGGTATCAATAATGGCAGACAAATGTACACTGCATGCAATATTCTTATTATTTATACTCATAACTATTTCGGTCTGCTcctattatccatcatatttacAAGACCTTTTCAGGTTATGTAATATTAGAGAgtgaaaaatgagaaggtgatGATAAATTTATCCATCATATCCCTAATTAACATGTCTTTTGGACTAATTCTTCTGTCTTTTGGCAGTGTAAACATGGACCCTTAAACAGCTCTTTCAGTTGATCTGTCTCTAATGGTTTCTTTGACTTCTTTATCTTCTTCCTTTTCAATAAATGTGGATGGCTTTTTTTTGGCTTCccttattatcaaaaaaaaaaagaagaagaagaaaaaaacactgataaagaaaagaaatagctGGACTGAGCTTGAGCAGACCTGGGATAAGTGCTATTCTTCACCGCCTTCTGGCCATACTTTCTCCATCGGTAACCATCATCAAGGATATCATTGGGACTCCTGGTCTGGAATGCAAACCTCGGCCTGCTTACCTTCTTTGTCCTTCCACCCTTTCCCTTCTCCTtgacaccaccaccaccaccagtaGCATCGGCTTCGCCTTCGCCTGGCCTCCCCACACTCTGTAACAATCCCGCCGGCATCGGCTGCGGGAGCACTATCGGACTCGGTAAGAACAGTGAAGCCCAGTCAATGGCCGGTGGTGCCCCTCCACAGCTCAGTACTGAGGAAGGCTCTTGTTGCTGCTGCTGTAATTGGTTGGAGAGATCAGGAGGAGGGCAGTACTGAGACAAGCCTGGTGCAAGTGGCGGTGAGAAGTAAGGGAACTGAGGCATAGGTGGTCCTTCTCCATCCAAGGGTTCCATTGGACTCATACCAGTTCAACCACCGATCAAGGATAGGAACCCCGCAGGATTTAAAGGGGGGAAGAAAACTGGAGAGACGAGGGAAGTTTTATTCTTAGGATTAGATGTACTGGTGAGAATAGGTCGGGAAGCGTCAACTGTACTAGCCAAGGTGACAGAAGCACGCACACGTGCTGGAGAGAACCAACGATATCCAACTACTTGTCTTTCGGTTCAACCGCCCTGCCCGTCCCCTAGctatttgatatattttgaatAGAGCTTGTGAATCACTGAACCATGCATGGCTCGCACTCTTGCCCATTTATCGAAACTAGTGAAGAGCAAGCTATATTTTTCTATGAATGCATGGCCAGCATCCCAGTTTAAaagacttatatatatatatatatatagagagagagagagagagacggacttgaataaaaataattaaatttgaactgaaatttgattagattgaaattctataatagagatcttatatcaatgatccaagtaattaaatatattttattattttaaaattatttatacataaaaaattatatgatttaaagaCTCCTAATCTATACATCaagtaattaaaaattaaataatttaaataaaattaaattagatattttttgatcactGAATATATAGGTTAAgaattttcaaatcatataatttttaacgCATCCAATGACTTAGATTATCAATATAAGATCTCAATTATCCAATCTTGTTCTGATCGGATTGAACCCAAATCTGACCGATTTTATTCATATctacccatatatatatatatatatatatatatatatatatatatatatatattttaagattAAAACTGTAAATACAATTTATATAAAACGTCTTTTGTTAGATAGAAAGAGTTTTTTTGGCTAAGAAATTAGCTGTAGACCTAGTGCTAAATGATTTGAtgtattccttttcttttttattctggTGACCAAAAGAAGGGAGGTGAGCATAAGATCACTCATGAGAGGCTTGACTTTGGAGGAACGAACGTACACACGTGATTGAGTACCAGGACTTCTACTTTCTACGCTAAACAGGGAAAATTAAAGGAGCACGCAAGTAGCTGGACTTTAGTCTTTAAAGAGTCTATAATTAAAGAAAGTGTGTACTTAAAAGGATAATGTATTCGGGAGAGCTTCTGATCATCAAGTGGAAAATGACATGGATTACGTGTAGTTCACTTAAAGTAATCGCCCCCACCACGAAATCTAAGTCAGGTAAGAAATGCCCCAGAGGCGTTAATCCGAACTAGAGGCTCTCAAGTAACATGAGTCGTGGGTACCTACGGAAACCAACTTTGGAAACCAATTAGTTGGGACAATGATGCGGACAAGATGGCGACTTGCCGGCCTCCAGAAGTCGATAGCAGCCACACCCCTTTTCTGTGGGCCGCTCGAAACATTCTTCAATGAACATTACCATGCGTGACGTAGCCTGTACCT
Coding sequences within it:
- the LOC140858661 gene encoding uncharacterized protein produces the protein MSPMEPLDGEGPPMPQFPYFSPPLAPGLSQYCPPPDLSNQLQQQQQEPSSVLSCGGAPPAIDWASLFLPSPIVLPQPMPAGLLQSVGRPGEGEADATGGGGGVKEKGKGGRTKKVSRPRFAFQTRSPNDILDDGYRWRKYGQKAVKNSTYPRSYYRCTHHTCNVKKQVQRLSKDTSIVVTTYEGVHNHPCEKLMEALSPLLKQIQFLSRF